Proteins encoded within one genomic window of Clupea harengus chromosome 10, Ch_v2.0.2, whole genome shotgun sequence:
- the zar1 gene encoding zygote arrest protein 1: protein MASFGDETIDSYFYSSYNPYSYRCPKPKIWRNKSYFSFGDAETYFDNDHRAQLRSILAQINPNLTPRLRRPNTKDIAVQVNPKTDVSVQCALGPRTLIRNRNVLRKGDREAPLPVRNGSAVTRYPRTLAVYSPITSRRLTSLLSGVKGDKSVSNLTGGDEDTLLKSEGSESEEATAEKAVNEKLSPEKDGNEEKDLSNITDDQKDETQSGKQSDSKIKGRVRFQFLEQKYGYYHCKECNLRWESAYVWCVQGTNKVYFKQFCRTCKKSFNPYRVEDITCQICNKSRCTCPATPRHVDPKRPHRQDLCGRCKGKRLSCDSTFSFKYII, encoded by the exons ATGGCTTCGTTTGGAGATGAGACGATTGATAGTTACTTCTATTCATCTTACAACCCCTACTCATACAGATGTCCGAAACCAAAGATCTGGCGAAACAAGAGTTATTTTTCCTTCGGAGACGCGGAGACCTACTTTGACAACGACCATCGCGCACAACTGAGGTCCATCTTGGCACAAATCAACCCCAATCTGACGCCTAGGCTTCGAAGGCCCAACACCAAAGATATTGCGGTGCAGGTTAATCCTAAAACCGATGTATCGGTGCAGTGCGCCCTGGGCCCGCGGACCCTGATCCGAAACCGAAATGTTTTGCGGAAAGGGGATCGGGAAGCTCCGCTTCCAGTACGCAACGGGAGCGCAGTGACTCGTTACCCGCGCACCCTCGCCGTTTATTCCCCGATAACTTCCAGACGACTCACTTCCCTCCTGTCAGGAGTCAAGGGAGACAAGAGCGTATCTAACCTCACAGGTGGCGATGAAGACACCTTACTGAAAAGCGAGGGTTCCGAAAGTGAAGAGGCGACCGCAGAGAAGGCGGTCAACGAAAAGCTTAGTCCCGAGAAAGATGGAAACGAGGAAAAAGACCTGTCAAACATTACCGATGACCAGAAAGACGAGACTCAAAGTGGAAAACAAAGCGATTCTAAAATCAAAGGACGCGTGAGGTTTCAG TTCCTGGAGCAAAAGTATGGCTATTACCACTGCAAAGAGTGCAACCTTCGCTGGGAGAGCGCAtacgtgtggtgtgtgcaggGAACCAACAAG GTATACTTCAAACAGTTCTGCAGAACTTGTAAGAAGTCTTTCAATCCTTACCGCGTTGAGGACATAACCTGTCAG ATCTGTAACAAGTCCAGATGCACATGCCCAGCGACACCGCGTCACGTGGACCCCAAACGTCCGCATCGTCAGGATCTCTGCGGGAGGTGCAAGGGCAAGAGGCTGTCCTGCGACAGCACGTTCAGCTTCAAGTACATCATTTAG